From one Alosa alosa isolate M-15738 ecotype Scorff River chromosome 5, AALO_Geno_1.1, whole genome shotgun sequence genomic stretch:
- the LOC125294344 gene encoding uncharacterized protein LOC125294344 isoform X1, producing the protein MERRAATLLACLSLTLRMAQIWEEQKKHLPCIQDPPGVQLYTQTGTLHKGHHSLPTYRCARESTSLQRFHLHINSFIPGTLASATLFQAYLVEGIARWNEDRAMAAEGRVMSQSDRLRQAANQLAWEVMGITPMDCTGSPKYTGELIGVEYLYDQTGSALEDYKLTLSALETEEVTVAEDEGYVERVKLEDFTIPMPDESDPPASPNTFRSALCLFPLPTSTTSTNSATSTNSVIAAAHSALAVRSSPLPTSTTKDMTSTPSVLPVLSSGLLPSTTTAITSTGKAQLHLAIGPGEPSTAPAQHPLPEAGALQSSPALSFAGPRPVLILPRPCPEGPTNQLTPTRLLLPAGATLVTVGSSLEVSRPHTGAAAVPYSTQCYRKRKWERGTHTRKYVRTRVVSICKQCYKERKPPTHVQYYGNWDCEETATVKLSEWRESMAAKGYGKKKYT; encoded by the exons ATGGAGAGACGGGCTGCGACCCTCTTGGCGTGCCTCTCATTAACTCTGAGGATGGCACAGATCTGGGAGGAACAGAAGAAGCACCTCCCCTGCATCCAGGACCCACCAGGCGTGCAATTGTACACGCAGACAGGGACCCTGCACAAGGGGCATCACAGTCTGCCCACCTACAGATGCGCCAGGGAGTCCACTTCACTGCAGCGTTTCCATCTCCACATAAACAGCTTTATCCCAG gAACTTTAGCCAGTGCCACGTTGTTTCAGGCCTATCTGGTGGAGGGCATTGCGAGGTGGAATGAGGACAGGGCCATGGCAGCAGAAGGGAGAGTCATGTCCCAGAGTGACCGCCTCAGGCAAGCTGCCAACCAGCTCGCCTGGGAGGTCATGGGAATTACGCCGATGGACTGCACAGGGTCACCAAAGTATACAG gtgAACTCATAGGTGTGGAGTACTTGTACGACCAAACTGGCAGTGCTCTAGAAGATTACAAACTTACTCTGTCAGCGCTGGAGACAGAAGAGGTGACCGTGGCAGAGGACGAGGGCTACGTGGAGCGAGTGAAGCTTGAGGACTTCACCATCCCCATGCCTGACGAGTCTGATCCACCTGCTTCTCCCAACACATTCAGATCTGCTCTTTGTTTATTCCCTCTCCCCACCTCAACAACCTCAACCAACTCAGCCACCTCAACCAACTCAGTTATCGCTGCTGCACATTCTGCCCTTGCTGTCCGgtcatctcctctccccacctcaaCCACTAAAGACATGACGTCTACACCTTCTGTTCTTCCTGTCCTGTCATCTGGTCTCCTCCCCTCAACTACCACCGCCATCACTTCAACAGGGAAAGCACAGCTCCACCTGGCCATTGGGCCTGGTGAGCCATCGACGGCTCCAGCTCAGCATCCCCTGCCTGAAGCTGGAGCACTGCAGTCTTCTCCTGCACTGTCCTTCGCTGGCCCCAGGCCGGTCCTAATTCTACCCAGACCGTGTCCAGAGGGTCCCACCAATCAACTGACCCCAACTAGGCTGTTGCTTCCTGCCGGGGCAACCCTGGTGACCGTTGGTTCTTCACTGGAGGTCTCAAGGCCACACACCGGTGCGGCAGCGGTGCCATACTCAACCCAATGCtacaggaagaggaagtgggagagaggcacacacactcgcaagTATGTCAGAACAAGAGTTGTGAGCATTTGTAAACAGTGCTATAAAGAGAGAAAGCCACCCACCCACGTGCAATACTATGGCAATTGGGACTGTGAAGAGACTGCTACTGTCAAACTATCTGAATGGAGAGAAAGCATGGCAGCCAAAGGctatggaaaaaagaaatacacatAA
- the LOC125294345 gene encoding chymotrypsin-like elastase family member 2A: MFSIVLASVLIASAFGCGTPATEPLMTRVVNGVDAIPNSWPWQISLQYQRNGQWGHTCGGSLIATNWVMTAAHCINTDLTYRVFVGKHNLVQDEAGSKAITPEKMIVHEKWNPIFVAFGNDIALIKLSEHVTLSDSVQLGCIPSAGSILTHDYPCYITGWGRLYTGGPIADNLQQALMPVVDHATCTKSDWWGPALRTTMVCAGGDGVVGGCNGDSGGPLNCKNAEGTWEVHGIASFVSGLGCNFIRKPTVFTRVSAFNDWIDQAMMNN; this comes from the exons ATGTTCTCCATTGTCCTGGCATCTGTGCTCATCGCTAGCG CCTTCGGGTGCGGCACTCCCGCCACCGAGCCCCTCATGACTCGTGTAGTCAACGGAGTGGACGCCATCCCCAACAGCTGGCCCTGGCAG ATCTCCCTGCAGTACCAGAGGAATGGTCAGTGGGGGCACACCTGTGGAGGATCTCTGATTGCCACCAACTGGGTCATGACCGCTGCCCACTGCATCAA cactgACCTGACCTACAGAGTCTTTGTTGGAAAGCACAACCTGGTGCAGGACGAGGCCGGCTCCAAGGCCATCACCCCCGAAAAGATGATCGTTCACGAGAAGTGGAACCCCATCTTCGTGGCCTTCGG AAATGACATTGCCCTGATCAAGCTGTCCGAGCACGTGACCCTGAGTGACTCCGTCCAGCTGGGCTGCATCCCCTCCGCCGGCAGCATCCTCACCCACGACTACCCCTGCTACATCACCGGCTGGGGCAGACTCTACA CTGGAGGCCCCATCGCTGATAACCTGCAGCAGGCCCTGATGCCTGTGGTGGACCACGCCACCTGCACCAAGAGCGACTGGTGGGGACCTGCTCTCAGGACCACTATGGTCTGTGCCGGAGGAGACGGTGTCGTTGGAGGTTGCAAT GGTGACTCTGGTGGCCCCCTGAACTGCAAGAACGCTGAGGGCACATGGGAGGTCCATGGCATCGCCAGCTTCGTCTCTGGCCTGGGCTGCAACTTCATCAGGAAGCCCACTGTCTTCACCCGCGTGTCTGCCTTCAATGACTGGATTGACCAG GCTATGATGAACAACTAA
- the LOC125294344 gene encoding uncharacterized protein LOC125294344 isoform X2, with the protein METQFRKKSADGSFFLSDSLEALGVKTENQESPLSHPLSPDQVAESTRKADVQQSSGPDNRSCVLDLCLPAAWISVLPPLDQQWISRALFKWSQTGQPELDFAILDKKWWYPPQLSPAPTAIPAMVRYFGHPFFVWMPMKVWHVQLFCPHTECGKELTFAGLHQQIRRVVGLSTTYFLTTEDLRCKGCNRTVASWSHSIVHQLDVCHQVQFPFLLSAELGCDMQVVRQLRLRGPGKSIGQFQTQLEEQHTEAWLQKQVHFRTDFRRLMQAVVSGLKAPVMLGDLPTMLPVPKNRWLMQAYSQDVLSRLKETKASITSQFGRMLKMDSTKRIVKTLAGESDATSSWVTSIINEHGQVIISVLTASKGRDLGKMIGDRWRR; encoded by the coding sequence ATGGAGACACAATTCAGGAAGAAATCGGCTGATGGCAGTTTCTTTCTCAGTGATTCCTTGGAGGCACTCGGTGTGAAAACAGAGAACCAGGAGAGCCCACTGTCGCACCCTCTTTCACCAGATCAGGTTGCGGAGTCAACTAGGAAGGCGGATGTGCAACAAAGCAGTGGCCCAGACAACAGAAGTTGTGTGTTGGACCTTTGTCTCCCTGCTGCCTGGATATCTGTTTTACCTCCCCTGGACCAGCAGTGGATTTCCAGGGCACTCTTCAAGTGGTCACAAACTGGACAGCCAGAGCTGGACTTTGCCATTTTGGATAAGAAGTGGTGGTATCCCCCGCAGCTTTCACCTGCCCCCACTGCTATTCCAGCAATGGTGAGGTACTTTGGACATCCCTTCTTTGTCTGGATGCCGATGAAGGTCTGGCATGTGCAGCTGTTCTGTCCACACACAGAGTGTGGAAAGGAGCTCACCTTTGCAGGACTGCACCAGCAGATCCGGCGTGTTGTTGGCCTCAGCACCACCTACTTCCTGACAACGGAGGACCTCCGCTGTAAGGGCTGCAATAGGACAGTGGCTAGCTGGAGCCACAGCATTGTGCATCAGTTGGACGTCTGCCACCAAGTCCAgtttccttttctcctctccgcCGAGCTGGGCTGTGACATGCAGGTGGTGCGGCAGCTGCGACTGAGGGGCCCTGGGAAGAGCATCGGCCAGTTTCAGACCCAGCTGGAGGAGCAGCACACAGAGGCTTGGTTGCAGAAACAGGTCCATTTCCGGACCGATTTCAGGAGACTAATGCAAGCGGTTGTGTCTGGACTGAAAGCTCCGGTCATGCTTGGGGATTTGCCCACTATGCTCCCAGTTCCAAAGAATCGCTGGCTGATGCAGGCGTATTCCCAGGACGTGCTTAGCCGGCTGAAGGAGACAAAAGCGTCCATCACCTCCCAGTTTGGACGAATGTTAAAAATGGACTCGACCAAAAGAATCGTCAAGACGCTGGCAGGGGAGAGCGATGCAACATCATCCTGGGTCACCAGCATCATCAATGAGCACGGTCAGGTGATCATTTCCGTGCTTACGGCCAGCAAGGGCAGAGACCTGGGAAAGATGATCGGTGATCGATGGCGTCGTTAG